The stretch of DNA AGGAGCCGCGTTGGAGGGTCCAGCCGATGCTCAGCTGCGGGGCAGGCTCAGCCCCGGTTCCCCGCCCACTCCCGGGGCGCCGGACTCTCCCTCCCGGGCACAGACGGTCCGCAGAGACCCCCGCACTTCCACCGAGAGGGTCCGGGAGGGGGGGGTCGGGGCCCGGGTCAGGCCTCGCCGCTCCCGGGAGGTGTTTTTTTCCGCCCTGTATCACATAACGCACGGCTTGATGTCCTGGTATGTCACTTGGTGGTGGTAATAGGAGCCGCTGCCCGCTGAATGCATGGAGGAGGAGGCCATGGCGTTGAAAGAGAAAACGAATTCCTTTCTGTCGCACATGCTCGGAGACTGGGAGTGATACCGCGGGATGCCTGCGAGACGGAGAGAAAAGATCGTCAGCCATCAAAATTATATTTGCTGGGGAGGTTGAAGGCGGGGacggggggagggggagaaagccGCCgtccaagttaaaaaaacccaacaaaaaaacaaaaccccaaaacaaccccaaaacccaccccaagcCCTCCGCAGCCCCCGTGTCCCAGAGCGGAATTGGCTGTATTTCTGCGTTTTCACACAAATACACGGGCGCTCCTGGGACTCTGCGGGCGCAGACAGGTGCGGTGGGGAAAACCTCCTGCCCGGCCCAAGGACGCTTCGAGGAGACGGGGTCTGGGTCGGGTTGGGTTTAATTTTCCCCCCATTTTACGTCCTTGAAGGTACCGGCTGCTTTTCCCATTGCCTCCGCGGAATGCCGCggatctatcgtaggccggatgccgggaatgcaccTGTAGATCCAGGTGCACGTCCATCCACCGGGGCCGACGGCAGGGAGCGGGCGGAGAGGCCGAGGGTGAAAAGCCGGGTGGACCGGAGCTGTTCCTGCCCTTTCTGCTGCCACTTCGGGACAGAAAAACGCCCCGTGAACTCGGGGTGCTCCGGGGAGGAGCGTCTGCCCGGGGCCGCGCTCCCCGCCACGCCGGCGCCCGTCGTCCGGGCGTTAAACCGGAGCGTTTCGGTTAAGGCCGCGGGCGGGCCCGGTGGCTCCTCTGGCTTGatttttgctctgctttccagcagatCCGGGTGCGCTCACCGCCGACGAGCTGCCCAGGGCTGTATCCGGGCCTGGCCGCTCCGTCCGGCCCGGCTGATGCATATTTTTCCCCACTTTGTGTTTTCGCCCCGCTAATGCTCCGTTTCACACCCGTTTCTGCCGGGCACTTTCCGCTCCCCCAAAGGCCCGGGGTGATGTGCAGAGATCCCCAACCCTGCCCCTTCATCCGGCCACGGCTCCCAGGGCTCCCCCGTACTCCGAGATTCCACCCCCCGAGATGAATTTGGGCCGCAGAACGAAGCGTCTCGTCCCTCCCGAGGCCTCCTCCCGGCCGAATCACCATCTTCCCCCTTCCAAGAGCCAGGGCAAATCCCCCCCAGCATCCCGGGGCCGGGGGTGATGCCAggccggggctgcggggcaCGGGGGCCCCCCGATTTCTGCATGGGCGGAGGGTGGACAGAGGCGATAGGCCTGGGAAACAGCCCCGAGAGGAGTGGATGGCGGGGCCAGGACTATGCGGTTGGCAGGCACCCTTATGGGGAAATGcccccctttttctccctccgGAGCTCCCTAGGTCCCGATGGAAGGGGAAAACCCATCGGGCCCATCCCCGCAGCCTCCCGCCTGCTTGATCCCGGCGGCCCTGGCAGCAGAGCGGCAGCCCGGGGCAGCAgagccccggcccggccgctcccagccctgcagtggCGGGGAGCCCAGACGGCTACCCGGGTGCCGGTCGGAAGGGAGGCGAGAAGTGGATCCACGCGTGGCCAGCAGCCCCCAGCTGACCCCCGCGGCGGCGGTGTCGGGCGTGTCCCACGCGTGTCCACGCCTTACCTTGGAGCTCGGGGGTGTTGTGGCTATTCTGGTGCAGGTAGGACTGGTCGAGGGAGTGCGTGGAAAGGCTGGAGGAGAGCGGGTTGGCCGTGGGGTTGCAGGGCGAGAGGGGCTGCTGCTTGATGTAGGACGCGCCGGTGTTCAAGGCCGCCGAGGCGGAGGGTGCCCACGCCGAGGCCGAGCTGGAGTAAACCGAGTGAGGCTCCATCACGCCGCCGCCGGCGAGCAGCGGGGAGGCGGGCACGGAGCTCTCGTGGTGCGGGTAGTCCCCCGCCGAGGAGCCGGTGCAGCCGCCCATGTAGGAGTGCCCACCATTGGCGGGCAGATGGGGCACGGAGTGTCCCGCGAAGCCCATCCCCTCCACGTTGCTGGACAAATGCCCGTTCATCATCCCCAAACCCCCTTCGAGGGAGAGGCTGTTGGGGGGGCAGGAGAGCCCGCCGGCCGAGCCCTGGAAGCTGTAGCTCTCGGGGAGGTGGTTGAAGCTGAGCCCGTTCATCATGCTGTACATGGGCTTCAGCGCTTGGCATTTCCTCCTGAACCCGCGGGGTCGGCGGCGAAACGAGCCCTCCTCGAACATGAACTCGCTGGCCGGGTCGATGGTCCAGTAGTGGCCCTTGCCCGGGCGTCCCAGCCCCTTGGGCAGCTTGATGAAGCACTCGTTGAGCGAGAGGTTGTGGCGCACCGAGTTTTTCCAGCCCTGGTAGGAGCCGCGGAAGAAAGGGAAGCGGCTCTGCAAGAACTGGTAGATCTCGCTGAGGGTCAGACGTTTCGAGGGTGAGCTCTGGATGGCCATGACGATGAGGGCGATGTAGGAGTAAGGCGGTTTCTCCGGCCGCCGGATCCCCGCGTTGGTCTTCTTCCCTTTGGGACCGGCGCTGCCGGGCGCCGCGGAAGCGGTGTCCATGGCCGAGCTCTGCGGCTGCTTCTCGGCCACGGAGGACATGGGGCCGTAGCTGCTCTGCACCGGAGGAGGAGGGGGCTGAGAGGACAGAGACTGCTGCGCTTCTGCAGTCATCTACGGCCGGGTCCGCGGCGGCCAGCCCCGTCCCTCCTCCgccaacacccccccccccgcgccccctGAAAAGGCCACGCTGCTGGGGGCTCACCGCCACTCACCCCCCCCCGGCCTCCTCCCGGCTTTCCACCGGGAGACTTCACTCCTCCGTGgataaacaaatgaaaacaactatctcccccacccccttttccctcctcctcccacttTATCCCTAAATCCGAGCCCGGCTGCAGAAGGCGAGCGAGagggggcggggcgggggggccgCAGGGAGGCGGGATGGGGGGGCGGGTGGAAGCGAGCTGAGCTCGGCTGCTGCGAGAAGCCGGCGGCCTCCGCCTGCCCCTCGACGGGCCGGGCTCCTGGGGCCGCCGTCCCCCAGCTCTAGCTGGGCTGGCGCTGCGGGGAGCTGCTTCCCATCGCGGTGGCTGTCGAGTctgccgccggccccgccgcttGCCTTTTACTTTATCTCTTGCAGCGGCGTCTACCGCTCCTTGATAGACGTAAGAGCGGGGAGCAGCGCGGAACTTCCGCGGGCGGCGCAGGGCGGTGGAGGCGCTGCCCGGCCGCGGACTCCGCGCAGAGCGGAGCTTCACGTACTTGAAACCCGCTCTTCGTGCGCTTTTAAGATCGGCGGGCTCGGGCAGGATGTTTATACTGCGCAATGTAAACACGGGCTCGGGGGtgctttaataaaaagaaatcagcgAAAACTCCTGCTGCCTCTCGAAATGCCCTTTTCTGCCTCCGCCGCCGGGCCGGGGATGGGAATGGGCTTCGGACCCCTCGCCTGCTCCGAGGCTGCCTTAGGATGAGGCTGGGGTgggctttttggggggggggagttatACAAATCTGTGCTGAAGTGTCGCAGTTGGACGCCAGGAGCCTGATGCTCAGCTCCGGCGTATGCCACGGGCATGCAtgcggggtggggggaaggagaaCAGGAAGGCAGGGGGGCAGAgacccccttttcctcccccaacccccccaaaaaaccccaacacaccCTTTTGAGCATCGTCCCATCAGAAGAGCTGTCACTTAAGGTAAGTTGCTTAAAACCTTTGTCACCTTCTTGCGGATCGCGCGTGGAAATCTGCACTCCGGGGGAGGGGGGATGGCAGGAGCCTgggctgctggctgggagcGAAGCAgatgtgctggctgctgcagcgTGCTCCCTTTCAGGattggggaaaagaagagagaagggaagtggggtaaaaaaaaagaagaaaaaacttacACACATACATCCCCCCCTTGCCCATTGCAGGCTGCAGCGCTGCGGATCCGTCCCGCTGCATCCcctgcagagagaggaggaggaaccCTCCCCAAGGCCCCCGTCTTCCAGATTAGCTTTCAAAGTTTTTAATGATCATTTaataccttttaaaagaaagatagaTACCGATCGGGTTGACAAACTCCCTCCACGTTATTCGCGGGCAGTTGTGAGCAGCCTCCGGGGTGCCTGTCACATTTGTGATACCACAGAGAGGGATTTCACATCAGGGactttccctcccttcccccatcGTCTGCCCCCTCCCcgcaaaataaataaatcctccTGAAGAAAGCACCGGCCCTCCCATTCCCGgagcaatgggggggggggagggctTTGGGGACGGGGACAAGCAGGGGACAGCCCCGGGCAACCCCCAGGCCGTGGCCAGGTACCCGGGGAGGGGATACGGGCAGTTATTTCTGGAGCTTCTCCCttaaggaggaagaagaggacgGGCGGCTCCGGCACTTTCCGATCACTTTCCCTGGGTGTTACAGCCCCGGGGTGGCTGGTCCAGAATAAACCCTCCGCTTCTcgctgtatttctttttattttagcgGGGGGAGCGCATCGCTGACCCTGAGCTTTGGTCTGCATCGAATGCCCCTCCCCGGGCCTCCAAaagggtgtttttcttttccttacatctCTGCGACTGAATCTCCCCAACCTGCCTCCAAAACACCCGGAGATGGAGCTCGAAACACAACACAGAGTTCGTGTAAAATCCACGTTGAAAACCGTCCCACCAGCAGCGTTTCCactaggaaataaaatatctccgaggaaaaaaaccaaaacaaaacaacaaaaaaaccccacccccaaaaccccaaaaaaactccaaaaaaaaaaaccccaaaaccaaaaaacccaaaccaaaccaacaaaacacccTCTCCGAGGAAATCAAACGGTTCCCCTTCAAAGCAAATCAGTCCCTGCAGGAGTATCCTCTCCCTCCCTCGCACTATCTTTTCTGAGTGCGAAGATTTGGTTTCCGATGTATTTTTTATAGCCAGCGAACGTGAAAAACGCAAATATACCGCTCCGGGTTTGATAGGCCTCGCCGTGGGAATAGCAGAAACCTTGGAGGGTTTTAAACTGAGCCCGTGAATTGGAGAGagttttgcagaggaaaagccGGGCCGGGCGATGTCCGATGTACGAGGGGGTGATGGTGACGGTGAGCGGGACCCGCCTGTTTGCTGGTGCTTGAACCAGCTCCGCCGATGGGGAGATGcggagaaggaagagagagaagaaaactaaaagatCATCTAGAGCAATTAGACTTGCTAATCCCCGCACGGTTTGGAGCCAGTTTTGCCGGCCCGACCCCGCGTATTCCCCGCGCCCACCTCCGGCTCCGCTGCGCTTCCCAACCGTCTCCTTCCCAAACcagctccccttccctccccctccccgaAACTCGGCAGTGTTTTGTGTAAAAATAGACAAATCCgagctttcttccttttcctgctccgAAGGTATTTTTACTACCTAATTGCTTAAATAAAGTCAACTTTGCAAAGCAGACCGGGTGTAACCCGAGTATGGAAATGTATATAGGTGGTATTGTTATAGGCGGGCTGGGTGCTGCTCCGAGAGGGGCCGGAGTGTTCCTGCGAGCCCGGACCACCCAGGGCGAGGGGAGTGACCGCCTCATGTCCCCCTCTCCACTGCCCCTGCTTTGCATTTACACCACCCACAGGACcccccctcctcttcttccccagcacCGTCTCTTTTCCCTCGGCTGGATTTTGCGTTTcgggtttttggggggtttttttgtattttttttcccccttcagtCGTGGCCATCCCCGTGGCCTCTGGCCCAAATCCGCGGCAAATCGATCTCTAAATGTTTATTTAAGGCCGAGGGGGTGCGTTCAAGCGAGGGGCTCAAGGCCGGAGAGATGTGAACGGACGGAGGGAGAGGTGGTATTTGGGGGGCACACACGCCCTCCCCCCTCAACCATTTTTTTGGGGGTCCACCCACGGCAACGCCTTGCCCCACGCGTGTGCGTGTGCCCGGTGGCAGACGGGCCCTTTCCCCGTGGCACCCGGGGCTCCGGGACTGCGCGGGACCTGGCGGAGGTTTTGGGGAAGAAGAAGCCGAAAGCGGGAGCGTGTGCGAAGCGAAGCTGCCGAAGCGCCTGGGGCGGCTGCGGGGAGGTGCGGGCTGGCTGTCAGCCGCCGTGCCTCAGGCAGAAGTTCAGCCTCCCCCCCTTtgtccccctttcccccccatcCCACATTTTCCATTACGTCCTTCGATGAAACATTGCAGCACAGGAATTCACAGCCTTCTTCAGAGCAGGATTTTTTAGGAATTTTCTGGCAGGACCCGGTCCCTGTGATACAAATCGGTTCCAGCGATAATAAGCCCCGAGCTCTACCACTTAGACACAATCGCTTCCCACAGAGATCTTCAAAAGATCTCCGGGTATTTATATCCCTGCTCAGGGACGGATAGCTAGAATACTTTCCCGGGGGGGATGCTTTTTGACTTGCTGGGATTATGAGCCGAGGACTTGGGTACCGAGAGAAACAGGGGGGCTGAGCCGGGGCAGAGTGATGCTCCCGGCCACCCCTCAGCGAAGGAGTTCGCCCTTAAAGGCAGCCCGAATTGTTAATTCAGGTGTAAATCCAGATGTAAATCCAGGTTGGCATTGCTGAGCCATCCATGCTTTCTCGGACAAGTTTTCTTCCATCTAGTGATGGGCTGGGAATACCCCCAAATTCTAATCAGGACCCTCGAGAGGGGCTGCCCCCCTCTCCCAGCGCCTTGGCAGAGCACTGTGGCATGCAAACAGAATAAGTAGCCATTTCCAGCTTTTCTAGCCCCAAACTCCGGCGGGTTAGCAGTAAAATGGGGACAGCGGTGCCAGAGAAACATTTCTATCCACTGGCCGGGCCGAGGAGGGTGAGGGGCTTTCCCGGGGCTCAGCCTTATTTAGCTTTTTTCgttgttttcttcccaaatcTAAACCAAAACCCCGTCGAAATCGCACCGATGCGCAGGTGCTAGCGCAGGGGGGGATTTTTAGCGTCGGGCAGGCGAGGGCCGCCGGCCCCCCTTTTCGGGGAATCGCATAAAATCCGTCTGCACGGAGAGGTGAGAGAAGACAAAACGGAATAGCCCACACCAAGGATTAACGGGTTAATTTATTCCACGGATACTAAAAGCCACGGGGACGGTATATTGTCGGGCTAAATAATAACCAAGCCGTCGGCTTCGTCTACTCCTAAATATCGTGGAGAGATGCGGAAAACAAACGGACGGTTTTGGGGCAGGATTTGGCCTCCCGGTGCTGTCCCTCGGTGCCCAGTCCCGGGGGCAGCGGTCCCTGGACGCGGCCGCCCGCCCCGGTGCGGCGGGGTGCCCCGGTGCCCTGGGCTGGAGGTGCGGGCAGCGGGCTCTCCAAGAGAGGGATCGGGGGGGGACCCACACGGTCTCCGCAACCGTGCAGAGCCCCGGGTCGGTCCCTGGTGCTGCGGGATGGGTGGGGTCCGCGGAGGGAGAAACGACCTTCCCGGGACCACCGAGGCAGGAGCATCACTATGAGGGAAGAGGGGGTGCCAGCACCCGGGCGCTCCCCAGGGCAGGTGTCCCCGGGGTCCCCAGCATCGGGGTCCCCAGCAGCCACGACCGCTTGTCACCTGCCGAAAGGGGAGAAGGAGCTGCGGCGGTAGAGCCATCCACGCAGGACGCGGCGGTCCCCCGTAGGGAGGGATGCGTCAAGAACAGCGCCTGCCAGCGAAGGATGCTGAGGGCAAGGTTCCACCGGGAGAGCCGTGACAGCGACCGGCCGGGAGGCACCGATCTGCCCGGGTACCTGACCGGGGGAGGGCAGCCCCTCGGCGTGCGGGAAGGTTCCCGCTGCAGCAGAGGGGATTTGTCCCTCTGGTCTCTGCCCGCGGGGCTCCCATGCCCCGGGACCGGCcggaggggaaaggggaagaaattggtaaaaaaacccccaaccctaaaaaccaaaacaaaaatccaaaacccaCTAAAAAGCCCTCCACCAAAGCTGCGCAGAACTCACTAAAAATTCGAATAACGAACCTataaatagttttgcttttcccGTTTTCGGAACGGCTCACTGAATTACAAAACTCCCCAGCGCGTTTCGCACAGCACCCTCAGCTCCGCGCCCGTAATCTCCCTTCAATTCTAGTGCTTAAAATATAGTATTTTGCATCTAACCCCCTTAAAATCGCGGAATGAGGGAATTTCTGCCCGGCCCCAAGGCACTGGAAGCGAATCCCTTTCTCCAGCAGATTTTGCGGTCTACCTGCGC from Strigops habroptila isolate Jane chromosome W, bStrHab1.2.pri, whole genome shotgun sequence encodes:
- the LOC115619109 gene encoding forkhead box protein F1-like; amino-acid sequence: MTAEAQQSLSSQPPPPPVQSSYGPMSSVAEKQPQSSAMDTASAAPGSAGPKGKKTNAGIRRPEKPPYSYIALIVMAIQSSPSKRLTLSEIYQFLQSRFPFFRGSYQGWKNSVRHNLSLNECFIKLPKGLGRPGKGHYWTIDPASEFMFEEGSFRRRPRGFRRKCQALKPMYSMMNGLSFNHLPESYSFQGSAGGLSCPPNSLSLEGGLGMMNGHLSSNVEGMGFAGHSVPHLPANGGHSYMGGCTGSSAGDYPHHESSVPASPLLAGGGVMEPHSVYSSSASAWAPSASAALNTGASYIKQQPLSPCNPTANPLSSSLSTHSLDQSYLHQNSHNTPELQGIPRYHSQSPSMCDRKEFVFSFNAMASSSMHSAGSGSYYHHQVTYQDIKPCVM